One region of Caldivirga sp. genomic DNA includes:
- a CDS encoding acyltransferase: MGFISSRAKVGEAVIGLNSVILGPSVIGGGSFIDDYVTVGYPIRRKIKAIKRINDLDSVSDGARIGEGCVIRRGTVIYEHVEVGNNVETGHNVLIRENTVIGEGTRLGTLTVIDGNVKIGKNVSVQSMVYIPIGTVIEDDVFIGPNAVITNDKYPPSKRLQGVVIRRGAVIGANATLIAGVEIGEGAVVAAGSIVTRDVKPGTVVAGAPARRIYDVAEYIEKRRVYESMG, from the coding sequence ATGGGCTTCATATCAAGTAGGGCAAAGGTGGGTGAAGCAGTAATTGGCTTAAACTCAGTGATATTGGGGCCATCGGTGATTGGTGGAGGGAGTTTCATTGATGATTATGTGACTGTGGGTTACCCCATTAGGCGGAAGATTAAGGCCATTAAGCGTATTAATGACCTTGACTCAGTTAGTGATGGCGCCAGGATTGGGGAAGGGTGCGTGATAAGGAGGGGTACGGTTATTTATGAGCATGTTGAGGTAGGTAATAATGTTGAGACTGGGCATAACGTGTTGATTAGGGAGAATACGGTGATTGGGGAGGGGACTAGGTTAGGTACATTAACGGTTATTGATGGTAACGTTAAGATAGGTAAGAATGTGAGTGTCCAAAGCATGGTATACATACCGATAGGCACCGTAATAGAGGATGATGTTTTCATAGGGCCGAACGCAGTGATAACCAATGATAAGTACCCACCCAGTAAGAGACTCCAGGGCGTGGTTATTAGAAGGGGGGCTGTTATTGGTGCTAATGCCACCTTAATAGCCGGTGTAGAGATTGGGGAGGGGGCTGTGGTTGCCGCTGGATCAATAGTCACCAGGGACGTTAAGCCTGGAACTGTTGTGGCTGGTGCCCCAGCAAGGCGTATTTATGATGTTGCTGAGTATATTGAGAAGAGGAGAGTCTACGAATCAATGGGTTAA
- a CDS encoding HepT-like ribonuclease domain-containing protein, whose amino-acid sequence MGAIDRLLKLMLNYTSLLDGLNINDLNDPYKYYSAVYLLQSQAQALIDIVVKAAAALGLEVEGYVDAGSKLTMIGILSEGEFSKYRSIVRFRNLVIHQYGIIDVNVIKRIIGNGEYRDTARLGLKIVNELKGRGIDC is encoded by the coding sequence GTGGGGGCAATAGATCGTTTACTTAAGCTAATGCTTAACTACACCTCACTATTGGATGGCTTAAACATTAATGATCTTAATGACCCGTATAAATATTACTCAGCAGTGTACCTTCTTCAATCCCAGGCTCAAGCCCTCATAGATATTGTAGTTAAGGCTGCCGCAGCATTGGGGCTCGAGGTTGAGGGTTACGTGGACGCAGGCAGTAAACTGACGATGATAGGCATACTGAGTGAGGGGGAATTCTCCAAGTATCGCTCAATAGTTAGGTTCAGGAATCTTGTAATACACCAGTACGGCATTATTGATGTAAACGTAATTAAGAGGATAATAGGCAATGGTGAGTATAGGGATACTGCTAGATTAGGGTTAAAGATAGTTAATGAACTTAAGGGGAGAGGTATTGATTGTTGA
- a CDS encoding MBL fold metallo-hydrolase, translating to MRVNFLGVGGWVSMPWLNHPSILVETKGTRVLLDAGEGSYKQLRRCLNLDVDLIDAVIVTHGHGDHVLGLPSYILMAGSRGLKLSVIAPRYVIDDLVSLIKATHIQQYANALNPIPVDVPSEPSLIMELKEIKIHAVKVNHTVDTMAIKITDSDGSCITYSGDTAPSRSLIELAKGCDALIHEASGNPGFEEEAHRHGHSTVKDAIETAREAGVRQLILTHFYTVNPIISELEGLRLVVPYECSMIELGKEN from the coding sequence ATGAGGGTTAACTTCCTGGGTGTTGGTGGTTGGGTTTCAATGCCTTGGCTGAACCACCCCTCAATACTAGTTGAGACTAAGGGGACTAGAGTGCTTCTTGATGCTGGGGAGGGGTCGTATAAGCAGTTGAGGAGGTGCCTAAACCTTGATGTTGATTTAATAGATGCAGTTATTGTGACTCATGGGCATGGTGACCACGTACTCGGCTTACCCTCATACATACTGATGGCTGGTTCGAGAGGCCTTAAACTCAGTGTTATAGCTCCAAGGTACGTTATAGATGACTTAGTAAGCTTAATTAAAGCTACTCATATTCAACAATACGCCAATGCGCTTAACCCAATACCTGTTGATGTGCCGAGTGAACCATCTTTGATAATGGAGTTGAAAGAAATCAAGATTCACGCTGTTAAGGTTAACCACACTGTAGACACTATGGCAATTAAGATAACTGATTCAGATGGCTCATGCATAACGTATAGTGGTGATACAGCACCCTCACGGTCACTTATTGAGCTAGCTAAAGGCTGTGATGCATTAATTCATGAGGCAAGTGGAAATCCAGGCTTTGAGGAGGAGGCGCATAGGCATGGGCACAGTACTGTTAAGGATGCCATTGAGACTGCTAGGGAAGCGGGGGTTAGGCAATTAATACTCACCCACTTTTACACTGTTAACCCGATTATAAGTGAACTAGAAGGATTAAGGCTAGTGGTACCTTATGAATGCTCAATGATTGAGTTAGGTAAGGAGAATTAA
- a CDS encoding nucleotidyltransferase domain-containing protein produces MSITDYVNSLRAFPWGDYGVYFALLFGSRVSGRVIKGDWDIAVWLKDTERDIDLQYALAKFLNTHDYNIDLVVLNNYEYLPCSLVVDILGKGKAIYYRDMDEYLELRVRILKPCLDFIIDSEKLNLLETQVNAVMGKWGQ; encoded by the coding sequence ATGAGTATTACTGATTACGTTAATTCCCTGAGGGCATTCCCCTGGGGGGACTACGGTGTTTATTTTGCATTATTATTCGGGTCTAGGGTTAGCGGTAGGGTGATTAAGGGTGATTGGGATATTGCTGTTTGGCTTAAGGATACTGAGAGGGATATTGACCTGCAGTATGCATTAGCTAAGTTCTTAAATACCCATGACTACAATATTGACTTAGTGGTGTTGAATAATTACGAGTATTTACCCTGCTCACTGGTGGTTGATATTCTTGGTAAGGGGAAGGCAATTTATTATAGGGATATGGATGAGTACCTGGAGTTAAGGGTGAGGATACTGAAGCCATGCCTAGACTTCATCATTGACTCTGAGAAGCTTAACCTACTGGAGACTCAGGTAAATGCGGTGATGGGGAAGTGGGGGCAATAG